A window of the Dermatophagoides farinae isolate YC_2012a chromosome 2, ASM2471394v1, whole genome shotgun sequence genome harbors these coding sequences:
- the LOC124499907 gene encoding dehydrogenase/reductase SDR family member 4 codes for MFLLRRTINHMNRFNSILSNESSINYSRRFLSSIEPGKAQYNLESKIALVTASTEGIGFSIAQRLAQSGATVIVSSRKQTNVDRAVKQLHDEGFKSATGLACHVGKADDRDKLTQFVVDKYKGLDIFVSNAAVNPAIGPILDSDESVYDKIMDVNVKAPFLLTKALVPHMETRPGDKAIVYISSFAGYQMMPLLATYSLSKTALIGLSRIVAADCASRNIRVNCVCPGLIKTKFSEALWQNPDFEDEFHKMVMIKRMGKPEEMANVVTFLASEEASYITGESFVAGGGVFSRL; via the exons atgtttcTTTTAAGAAgaacaatcaatcatatgaatcgattcaattcgattttaTCTAACGAATCGTCTATAAATTATTCTCGTcgttttctttcatcaataGAACCGGGAAAAGCTCAATATAatcttgaatcaaaaattgcaTTGGTCACCGCATCAACCGAAGG AATCGGATTTTCAATTGCACAACGTCTTGCACAAAGTGGTGCAACAGTCATCGTTAGTAGCCGTAAACAAACGAATGTTGATCGTGCCGTTAAACAATTGCATGATGAAGGATTTAAATCAGCTACCGGTTTAGCTTGCCATGTTGGTAAAGCTGATGACCGTGATAAATTAACACAGTTT GTTGTTGATAAATATAAAGGtttggatatttttgtttccaatgcAGCTGTCAATCCGGCCATCGGTCCCATACTTGAT agTGACGAAAGTGTCTATGATAAA ATTATGGATGTCAATGTTAAAGCACCATTCTTGTTGACCAAAGCATTAGTACCGCATATGGAAACCCGTCCAGGTGATAAAGCAATTGTTTATATTAGCTCATTCGCTGGATATCAAATGATGCCTTTATTGGCCAcatattcattatcaaaaacGGCACTTATTGGTCTTTCTCGAATCGTAGCTGCTGATT gTGCCAGTCGAAATATTCGTGTTAATTGTGTTTGTCCTGGTctgataaaaacaaaattcagtGAAGCTTTATGGCAGAATCCAGATTTTGAAGATGAATTTCATAAAATGGTTATGATAAAACG aatGGGTAAACCAGAAGAAATGGCCAATGTCGTGACGTTTTTGGCATCAGAAGAAGCATCGTATATTACGGGTGAAAGTTTTGTTGCTGGTGGTGGAGTATTTTCTCGtttgtaa
- the LOC124499708 gene encoding LOW QUALITY PROTEIN: uncharacterized protein LOC124499708 (The sequence of the model RefSeq protein was modified relative to this genomic sequence to represent the inferred CDS: deleted 1 base in 1 codon) — MPLEQRVIQPIYVSRGCFQPAGNNNNNNTGQQQQQQTTNLPNIPNELECVTNGTLGNIIRQLSSLSKHAENLFGCLLDDLQSMLQRSAQLQTRIEQLSQHVEHLDSSTQDNSHYNDPSYYRHHQQTMMMMMTTTMRKPIIHRGSGGSANISTNGGEQFDQQVVARTTIPDSLREVYQRCDPPPTLDKLNPFRDDNINGLTLYTNPNYFFELWRKEMLQEPHSSKHSRSTKITKNKQQQGDIHGSAKSSSSTKRNRQQTASNKQLHYQSSTDSNSYGQQQQSLPPPPSSQSNNNNNNGQQQQYYPPSSQQQPTSHYHPGYYAQQQQQQQQQMEILTAKQMMPGSGTGYTVIEGSYIDPNNYQHHYVQHQYNYNNNNKPTSIPFQQQQQQSARPNSLELQHQQQQQNYYYPNNNQQQQSGYNLSSGQTRMVPTQQQQQQYGTTTMPYQTTTGQQQQTPPQQHSPSATMNNNNTTPTRRLSGAQVSRPSAPPPAPPGGSGTSSGTNSQPGTPRKTTMMMINGQEVEMRQDSLNNNNRMVSRDSLPPPPPPPPISSQNAQMSNGTANEMIDASLPPPPPPPPPPTGTMTTTSFNNNNNNTNPNMEMVLFPMNNQQLSYKQQQQQQQQTQIANKPTAEELKSVVLKKIDPNSLPQSNANDDIRSNLLAAIRHGIKLKRVAEEKKREVEQNGPLHDVASILARRVALELSDSDGVDGGDDDENESDPWDDESEC, encoded by the exons atgccATTAGAACAACGTGTTATACAACCAATTTATGTATCACGTGGTTGTTTTCAACCGGccggtaataataataataataatactggacaacaacaacaacagcaaacaaCTAATTTACCAAATATACCAAATGAATTAGAATGTGTTACAAATGGTACACTTGGTAATATTATTagacaattatcatcattatcaaaacatgctgaaaatttatttggcTGTTTATTGGATGATCTACAATCAATGTTACAACGTTCAGCACAATTACAAACACGTATTGAACAATTATCACAACATGTTGAACATTTAGATTCATCTACACAAGATAATtctcattataatgatcCATCTTATtatcgccatcatcaacaaacaatgatgatgatgatgacaacgacGATGAGAAAACCAATAATACATCGTGGTAGTGGTGGATCGGCCAACATTTCTACCAACGGTGGTGAACAATTTGATCAACAAGTTGTTGCACGTACAACAATACCGGATTCATTACGTGAAGTATATCAACGTTGTGATCCACCACCAACATTGGATAAATTGAATCCATTccgtgatgataatatcaatGGTTTAACGCTTTATACGAatccaaattattttttcgaattaTGGCGTAAAGAAATGTTACAGGAACCACATTCATCGAAACATTCAagatcaacaaaaatcaccaaaaataaacaacaacaaggtgATATACATGGTTCAGccaaatcttcatcatcaacgaaacGAAATCGTCAACAAACAGcatcaaataaacaattacattatcaatcatcaacggattcaaattcatatggacaacagcaacaatcattaccaccaccgccatcatcacaatcaaataataataataataatggacaacaacaacaatattatcCACCgtcatcacaacaacagccaacTTCTCATTATCATCCTGGTTATTATGcccaacagcagcaacaacaacaacaacaaatggaaattttaacagcaaaacaaatgatgccTGGATCTGGAACTGGATATACTGTGATTGAAGGATCATATATTGATCcaaataattatcaacatcattatgtacaacatcaatataat tataataataataataaacctACGTCCATACCTtttcaacagcaacaacaacaatctgcTAGACCTAATTCTTTGGAattacaacatcaacaacaacaacagaattattattatccgaataataaccaacaacaacaatccggTTATAATTTATCATCTGGTCAAACAAGAATGGTTCCgacacaacaacagcagcaacaatatGGAACGACGACAATGCcatatcaaacaacaacgggacaacaacaacaaacaccaCCTCAACAACATTCGCCAAGTGCTacaatgaacaataataatacaacacCAACAAGACGTTTATCTGGTGCTCAAGTATCAAGGCCTTCAGCtccaccaccagcaccaccGGGTGGTAGTGGTACTAGTTCCGGTACAAATTCACAACCAGGAACaccaagaaaaacaacaatgatgatgatcaatggaCAGGAAGTAGAAATGCGTCaagattcattgaataataataatcgaatggTTTCAAGAGATTCacttccaccaccaccaccaccgccgccAATTTCTTCACAAAATGCTCAAATGTCAAATGGAACggcaaatgaaatgattgatgcATCATTGCCTCCGCCACCTCCTCCACCACCACCCCCAACAGGAACAATGACCACAACTtcgttcaacaacaataataataatacgaaTCCTAATA TGGAAATGGTACTATTTCCGATGAATAATCAACAGTTAtcatataaacaacaacaacaacaacaacagcaaacacAAATAGCAAATAAACCAACGGCAGAAGAATTAAAATCTGTGGTCCTTAAAAAGATTGATCCAAACTCATTGCCACAATCGaatgcaaatgatgatatacgaTCGAATTTATTGGCTGCCATAAGACATGGTATAAAATTGAAACGTGTAGctgaagaaaagaaaagagaagTAGAACAAAATGGTCCATTACATGATGTAGCATCGATATTAGCACGTCGTGTTGCATTAGAATTATCCGATTCAGATGGTGtcgatggtggtgatgatgatgaaaatgaaagtgATCCTTGGGATGATGAAAGTGAATGttaa